A portion of the Streptomyces coeruleoprunus genome contains these proteins:
- a CDS encoding cellulose synthase catalytic subunit: MRSEGYDYDTHSRLAGPLTEPGPGPYTVQYRSLLAREPHRIRAVLLMALAPLLSAVLLAYLVWPTHWTRRDGGDRWLVAFDTVMLVSIGLICLFMLVNVVSIAHATLVARDPVPVVPEDGTRVAFLTTYVPGKEPLSMVRATLEAATRLRHRGTLHVWLLDEGDDDHAKALCAELGVHHFTRKGVPEWNRPEGAYKARTKHGNYNAWFARHGHAYDVFASVDTDHVPLPGFLERMLGYFRDPDVAFVVGPQVYGNYASPVTKAAESQQFLFHALIQRAGNRYRAPMFVGTNNVVRVSALRQIGGLYDSLTEDMATGFELHRTRNPETGRHWRSVYTPDVLAVGEGPASWTDFFSQQLRWSRGTYETILKQYGKAFFRLPPGRLLNYTLMLAYYPMTAVNWFLGVLSCVLFLWLGASGTQVSSSVWLMLYSDAAALQIGLYLWNRRHNVSPHEPEGSGGLAGMAMSALCAPVYLASLTSAVLRRRGGFVVTPKGGATSPDRLPTFRVHLMWAAVLASSLVASVPLGHTHAAMRTWAVLALAVSLAPVAVRGWTTLQERRTAALPRPERPERPERPLHGGEETEAALAATTGGN; encoded by the coding sequence GTGCGGTCGGAGGGCTACGACTACGACACCCACAGCCGTCTCGCCGGACCCCTGACGGAGCCCGGCCCGGGGCCCTACACCGTTCAGTACCGCAGCCTGCTCGCCCGGGAGCCGCACCGAATACGCGCCGTGCTCCTGATGGCGCTCGCCCCGCTGCTCTCCGCCGTCCTCCTCGCGTACCTCGTCTGGCCCACCCACTGGACCCGGCGCGACGGCGGCGACCGGTGGCTCGTCGCGTTCGACACGGTCATGCTCGTGTCGATCGGGCTCATATGCCTGTTCATGCTGGTCAACGTGGTGTCCATCGCCCACGCCACGCTCGTCGCCCGCGACCCGGTCCCCGTCGTCCCGGAGGACGGCACCCGGGTCGCGTTCCTCACCACGTACGTCCCGGGCAAAGAGCCCCTGTCCATGGTCCGCGCCACCCTGGAAGCCGCGACACGCCTCCGCCACCGCGGCACGCTCCACGTCTGGCTCCTCGACGAGGGCGACGACGACCACGCCAAGGCGCTCTGCGCCGAGCTGGGCGTCCACCACTTCACCCGCAAGGGCGTCCCCGAGTGGAACCGCCCGGAGGGCGCCTACAAGGCCAGGACCAAGCACGGCAACTACAACGCGTGGTTCGCGCGGCACGGCCACGCGTACGACGTCTTCGCCTCCGTCGACACCGACCACGTCCCGCTCCCCGGCTTCCTGGAGCGGATGCTCGGCTACTTCCGCGACCCCGACGTCGCCTTCGTCGTCGGCCCGCAGGTCTACGGCAACTACGCCTCACCCGTCACCAAGGCCGCCGAGTCCCAGCAGTTCCTCTTCCACGCCCTCATCCAGCGCGCCGGCAACCGCTACCGCGCCCCCATGTTCGTCGGCACCAACAACGTCGTACGCGTCAGCGCCCTCCGGCAGATCGGCGGGCTCTACGACTCCCTCACCGAGGACATGGCCACCGGCTTCGAACTGCACCGGACCAGGAACCCGGAGACCGGCCGCCACTGGCGCTCCGTCTACACCCCGGACGTCCTCGCCGTCGGCGAGGGCCCCGCCTCCTGGACGGACTTCTTCAGCCAGCAGCTCCGCTGGTCCCGCGGCACGTACGAGACGATCCTCAAGCAGTACGGGAAGGCCTTCTTCCGGCTTCCGCCGGGCCGGCTCCTCAACTACACGCTGATGCTCGCCTACTACCCGATGACGGCCGTCAACTGGTTCCTCGGCGTCCTCAGCTGCGTCCTCTTCCTCTGGCTCGGCGCCTCCGGCACCCAGGTCTCCTCCTCCGTGTGGCTGATGCTCTACAGCGACGCCGCCGCCCTCCAGATCGGCCTGTACCTGTGGAACCGCCGCCACAACGTCTCCCCGCACGAGCCCGAGGGCTCCGGAGGGCTCGCCGGCATGGCGATGTCCGCGCTCTGCGCGCCCGTCTACCTCGCGTCGCTGACCTCCGCCGTCCTGCGCAGGCGCGGCGGGTTCGTCGTCACCCCGAAAGGCGGCGCCACCAGCCCCGACCGGCTCCCGACCTTCCGCGTCCACCTGATGTGGGCGGCCGTCCTCGCCTCCTCGCTCGTCGCCTCCGTCCCCCTCGGTCACACGCACGCGGCCATGCGCACCTGGGCCGTCCTGGCCCTCGCCGTCTCCCTCGCCCCCGTCGCCGTCCGGGGGTGGACCACGCTCCAGGAGCGCCGTACCGCCGCCCTCCCCAGGCCGGAACGGCCGGAACGGCCCGAACGGCCCCTGCACGGCGGCGAGGAGACCGAGGCCGCCCTCGCCGCCACGACAGGGGGGAACTGA
- a CDS encoding MTH1187 family thiamine-binding protein — MIVAFSVTPLGVGEDVGEYVADAVRVVRESGLPNRTDAMFTSVEGEWDEVMDVVKRAVAAVEARAPRVSLVLKADIRPGVTDGLTSKVATVERHLSV, encoded by the coding sequence GTGATCGTCGCGTTCTCGGTCACACCGCTGGGGGTCGGCGAGGACGTCGGCGAGTACGTCGCCGACGCCGTCCGCGTGGTCCGCGAGTCGGGCCTGCCGAACCGTACGGACGCGATGTTCACGTCCGTGGAGGGGGAGTGGGACGAGGTCATGGACGTGGTGAAGCGCGCGGTCGCCGCGGTCGAGGCGCGGGCGCCGCGCGTCTCCCTCGTCCTCAAGGCCGACATCCGGCCGGGCGTCACGGACGGACTGACGTCGAAGGTGGCGACGGTGGAACGCCACTTGTCCGTGTAG
- a CDS encoding DUF3817 domain-containing protein, producing MDIKTASSLHRLRLVSAPEAVSFILLLICSVLKRTTEFNAVPVMGAIHGVLFILYVLFWLDAWNRTKWDLKTAALYFVLSVLPFGGFFAERKLKRAAEDAVIASRARREGKVNAA from the coding sequence GTGGACATCAAGACCGCTTCCTCCCTCCACCGCCTGCGACTCGTCTCCGCCCCGGAGGCCGTCTCGTTCATCCTGCTGCTGATCTGCTCGGTGCTGAAGCGCACGACGGAGTTCAACGCGGTCCCGGTCATGGGCGCGATCCACGGCGTGCTGTTCATCCTGTACGTCCTCTTCTGGCTGGACGCCTGGAACCGCACCAAGTGGGACCTGAAGACCGCCGCCCTCTACTTCGTCCTGTCGGTCCTGCCCTTCGGCGGCTTCTTCGCGGAGCGGAAGCTGAAGCGGGCGGCCGAGGACGCGGTGATCGCCTCCCGCGCGCGGCGCGAGGGCAAGGTGAACGCGGCGTGA
- a CDS encoding AIM24 family protein — MATFRLQGSKVLAVDMSGDAVKAKNGSMVAYDGQMAFKKMSGGGEGLRGMVTRRLTGEQMEVMEVKGQGTCYFADRASDITVLSLHGDKLWVEASNLLCADGGLRTGTSFTGLRGGASGNGLFTTTVEGTGQAAIMSHGPAVVLRVTPQYPLSVDPGAYVAHQGDLQQSFQSGVTFRTFIGEGGGEAFQIRFEGDGLVYVQPSERNTVGGDV; from the coding sequence GTGGCAACGTTCCGACTCCAAGGCAGCAAGGTGCTCGCCGTCGACATGTCCGGCGACGCCGTGAAGGCGAAGAACGGCTCGATGGTCGCCTACGACGGCCAGATGGCGTTCAAGAAGATGTCCGGTGGCGGTGAGGGCCTCCGCGGGATGGTGACCCGCCGGCTGACCGGCGAGCAGATGGAGGTCATGGAGGTGAAGGGGCAGGGCACCTGCTACTTCGCCGACCGGGCCTCCGACATCACGGTGCTGTCCCTGCACGGGGACAAGCTCTGGGTGGAGGCCAGCAACCTGCTGTGCGCGGACGGCGGGCTGCGGACGGGCACCTCGTTCACCGGGCTGCGCGGCGGCGCCAGTGGCAACGGCCTGTTCACGACCACCGTCGAGGGCACGGGCCAGGCGGCGATCATGTCGCACGGCCCCGCGGTCGTGCTGCGCGTGACGCCGCAGTACCCGCTGTCGGTGGACCCCGGGGCGTACGTCGCCCACCAGGGCGACCTCCAGCAGAGCTTCCAGTCCGGTGTGACGTTCCGCACGTTCATCGGCGAGGGCGGCGGCGAGGCGTTCCAGATCCGCTTCGAGGGCGACGGCCTCGTGTACGTCCAGCCCAGCGAGCGCAACACCGTCGGGGGTGACGTCTGA
- a CDS encoding AIM24 family protein: MPFREINSKMVEATIVPGQKMFSQRGAMLAYRGDVTFTPNLTGGQGGVMAMIGRRAAGEAAPLMTVEGSGTVMFGHGGHHVQVIQLTGDTLYVEADRLLAFDGTLQQGTMFMGSQGGVMGMVRGQVTGQGLFTTTLKGHGAVAVMAHGGVIELPVVPGRPVHVDPQAYVAHHGDVRNKLSTALGWRDMVGRGSGEAFQLELSGSGAVYVQASEEKL; the protein is encoded by the coding sequence ATGCCGTTCCGGGAGATCAACTCCAAGATGGTCGAGGCCACGATCGTGCCCGGCCAGAAGATGTTCAGCCAGCGCGGCGCGATGCTCGCGTACCGCGGCGACGTCACTTTCACGCCGAACCTGACGGGCGGCCAGGGCGGCGTCATGGCGATGATCGGCCGGCGCGCCGCGGGCGAGGCGGCGCCGCTGATGACGGTCGAGGGCAGCGGCACGGTGATGTTCGGGCACGGCGGCCACCATGTGCAGGTGATCCAGCTGACCGGGGACACGCTGTACGTGGAGGCGGACCGGCTGCTGGCGTTCGACGGGACGCTCCAGCAGGGCACGATGTTCATGGGCTCGCAGGGCGGCGTGATGGGCATGGTGCGCGGCCAGGTGACCGGGCAGGGGCTGTTCACGACGACGCTCAAGGGGCACGGCGCCGTCGCCGTCATGGCCCATGGCGGGGTCATCGAGCTGCCCGTCGTGCCGGGGCGGCCCGTCCATGTGGACCCGCAGGCGTACGTCGCGCACCACGGCGACGTACGGAACAAGCTCTCCACCGCGCTGGGCTGGCGCGACATGGTGGGGCGCGGCTCGGGCGAGGCGTTCCAGCTGGAGCTGAGCGGCAGTGGTGCGGTCTACGTCCAGGCCTCGGAGGAGAAGCTGTGA
- a CDS encoding AIM24 family protein has protein sequence MSASVVFDPASLPSDDNVNAYTFCVELKGSQWFLQKGKMIAYYGRIDFNGIGHGRLDRLVRTSFHSPLHASDWVVAEGSGKMLLADRAFDVNSYDLEDGNLTIRAGNLLAFQPTLALKQSIVPGFLTLIGTGKFVAASNGPVVFMEPPLRVDPQALVGWADCPSPCHHYDHAYLSGVVGGLRALTGIGGASGEEHQFEFVGAGTVLLQSTETLMPEQGTGTVPHEPGVPGGGVPHSGQGSGHGPSGSAPRLPGQLGDLQRRFGL, from the coding sequence GTGAGTGCGTCCGTGGTGTTCGATCCGGCGAGCCTGCCGAGCGACGACAACGTCAACGCGTACACCTTCTGCGTGGAGCTCAAGGGCTCGCAGTGGTTCCTGCAGAAGGGCAAGATGATCGCCTATTACGGGCGGATCGACTTCAACGGCATCGGGCACGGCCGGCTCGACCGGCTCGTGCGGACCAGCTTCCACTCGCCGCTGCACGCGAGCGACTGGGTGGTGGCCGAGGGCAGCGGCAAGATGCTGCTCGCGGACCGGGCGTTCGACGTGAACTCGTACGACCTGGAGGACGGCAATCTGACGATCCGGGCCGGGAACCTGCTGGCGTTCCAGCCGACGCTCGCGCTGAAGCAGTCGATCGTGCCGGGCTTCCTGACGCTGATCGGTACGGGGAAGTTCGTGGCCGCGTCCAACGGCCCGGTGGTCTTCATGGAGCCTCCGCTGCGGGTCGACCCGCAGGCGCTGGTGGGCTGGGCGGACTGCCCGTCGCCGTGCCACCACTACGACCACGCGTACCTGAGCGGCGTGGTCGGCGGGCTGCGCGCGCTGACCGGCATCGGGGGCGCGTCCGGCGAGGAGCACCAGTTCGAGTTCGTCGGTGCCGGGACGGTGCTGCTCCAGTCGACGGAGACGCTGATGCCGGAGCAGGGCACGGGAACCGTGCCGCACGAGCCGGGCGTCCCCGGTGGCGGAGTGCCGCACTCGGGGCAAGGATCCGGCCATGGGCCCTCGGGCTCGGCACCGCGCCTTCCCGGACAGCTGGGAGACCTCCAGCGCCGCTTCGGGCTGTGA
- a CDS encoding MarR family winged helix-turn-helix transcriptional regulator, whose translation METETAIPWLSDAEQCAWRTYLDVQRLLTYQLEKDLQPFGLTNNDYEILVNLSESAERRMRMSDLAAATLQSKSRLSHQITRMENAGLVRRENCESDRRGLYAVLTEQGMETMQKVAPHHVESVRRHFIDQLSPDALQGLRESLGPIAEQLRGLRGRP comes from the coding sequence ATGGAGACCGAGACGGCCATCCCGTGGCTGAGCGATGCCGAACAGTGCGCCTGGCGTACCTATCTGGACGTCCAGCGGCTGCTGACGTACCAGCTGGAGAAGGACCTCCAGCCGTTCGGCCTGACCAACAACGACTACGAGATCCTGGTGAACCTCTCGGAATCCGCCGAGCGGCGGATGCGGATGAGTGATCTGGCGGCAGCCACCCTGCAGTCCAAGAGCAGGCTCTCCCACCAGATCACCCGCATGGAGAACGCCGGCCTGGTCCGGCGTGAGAACTGCGAGTCGGACCGGCGCGGACTGTACGCGGTCCTGACCGAGCAGGGCATGGAAACCATGCAGAAGGTCGCCCCGCACCACGTCGAGTCGGTGCGCAGGCACTTCATCGACCAGCTCTCCCCCGACGCGCTGCAGGGCCTCCGGGAGTCCCTGGGCCCGATCGCCGAGCAGCTGCGCGGGCTGCGCGGAAGGCCGTAG
- the meaB gene encoding methylmalonyl Co-A mutase-associated GTPase MeaB, with protein MVDVPALVAQAREGRPRAVARLISLVEGASPQLREVMAALAPLTGGAYVVGLTGSPGVGKSTSTSALVSAYRRAGKRVGVLAVDPSSPFSGGALLGDRVRMSEHASDPGVYIRSMATRGHLGGLAWAAPQAIRVLDAAGCDVVLVETVGVGQSEVEIASQADTSVVLLAPGMGDGIQAAKAGILEIGDVYVVNKADRDGADATARELNHMLGLGEARAPGDWRPPIVKTVAARGEGVDEVVEALEKHRAWMEEHGVLTERRVKRAAHEVETIAVTALRERIGDLHGDRRLGALAERIVAGGTDPYAAADELVAGLTGN; from the coding sequence ATGGTGGACGTCCCCGCACTGGTCGCCCAGGCACGGGAGGGCCGGCCCCGGGCCGTGGCCCGGCTGATCTCGCTCGTGGAGGGGGCGTCCCCGCAGCTGCGCGAGGTGATGGCGGCGCTCGCGCCGCTCACCGGCGGCGCGTACGTGGTGGGCCTGACCGGCTCGCCCGGCGTCGGCAAGTCCACGTCGACGTCCGCGCTGGTCTCCGCGTACCGCCGGGCCGGCAAGCGGGTCGGCGTCCTCGCCGTCGACCCGTCCTCGCCGTTCAGCGGCGGCGCCCTGCTGGGCGACCGGGTCCGGATGTCCGAGCACGCCTCGGACCCGGGCGTCTACATCCGCTCCATGGCCACGCGCGGCCACCTGGGCGGTCTGGCGTGGGCGGCGCCGCAGGCGATCCGCGTGCTGGACGCGGCGGGCTGCGACGTGGTGCTCGTCGAGACCGTCGGTGTGGGCCAGTCCGAGGTGGAGATCGCCTCGCAGGCCGACACCTCCGTCGTCCTGCTGGCCCCGGGCATGGGCGACGGCATCCAGGCCGCGAAGGCGGGCATCCTGGAGATCGGCGACGTGTACGTGGTGAACAAGGCCGACCGGGACGGGGCCGATGCCACGGCCCGGGAGCTGAACCACATGCTGGGCCTGGGCGAGGCGCGGGCGCCGGGCGACTGGCGGCCGCCGATCGTCAAGACGGTCGCCGCGCGCGGCGAGGGCGTCGACGAGGTCGTGGAGGCCCTGGAGAAGCACCGCGCGTGGATGGAGGAGCACGGCGTGCTCACCGAGCGCCGCGTGAAGCGGGCGGCGCACGAGGTCGAGACGATCGCCGTGACCGCGCTGCGCGAGCGCATCGGCGACCTGCACGGCGACCGGCGCCTGGGCGCACTGGCCGAGCGGATCGTGGCGGGCGGGACGGACCCGTACGCGGCCGCGGACGAGCTGGTCGCGGGCCTGACCGGCAACTGA
- a CDS encoding acetyl-CoA C-acetyltransferase — MSGTTGNTSVIVAGARTPMGRLLGSLKSFSGADLGGFAIKAALDRAGIGGDQVQYVIMGQVLQAGAGQIPARQAAVKAGIPMSVPALTINKVCLSGLDAIALADQLIRAGEFDVVVAGGQESMTNAPHLLPKSREGFKYGAIEMLDAMAYDGLTDPFENIAMGESTEKHNTRLGIGRAEQDEIGALSHQRAAAAQKNGLFEAEITPVEIPQRKGEPVLFAKDEGIRPETTVESLGKLRPAFAKDGTITAGTSSQISDGAAAVVVMSRAKAEELGLEWIAEIGAHGNVAGPDNSLQSQPANAITHALKKEGLEVSDLDLIEINEAFAAVAVQSMKDLGVSPEKVNVNGGAIALGHPIGMSGARVVLHLALELKRRGGGVGAAALCGGGGQGDALILRVPGNGN, encoded by the coding sequence ATGTCTGGAACGACCGGAAACACCTCCGTCATCGTCGCGGGCGCCCGTACGCCCATGGGCCGGCTCCTCGGCTCGCTCAAGTCCTTCTCCGGCGCCGACCTGGGCGGCTTCGCCATCAAGGCCGCGCTGGACCGGGCCGGCATCGGCGGCGACCAGGTGCAGTACGTGATCATGGGGCAGGTGCTCCAGGCCGGTGCCGGCCAGATCCCCGCCCGCCAGGCCGCCGTCAAGGCCGGCATCCCGATGAGCGTCCCGGCGCTCACCATCAACAAGGTCTGCCTCTCCGGCCTCGACGCGATCGCGCTCGCCGACCAGCTGATCCGCGCCGGCGAGTTCGACGTGGTCGTGGCCGGCGGCCAGGAGTCGATGACCAACGCCCCGCACCTGCTCCCGAAGTCCCGCGAGGGCTTCAAGTACGGCGCGATCGAGATGCTCGACGCCATGGCGTACGACGGTCTCACCGACCCCTTCGAGAACATCGCGATGGGCGAGTCCACCGAGAAGCACAACACGCGCCTCGGCATCGGCCGCGCCGAGCAGGACGAGATCGGCGCCCTGTCGCACCAGCGCGCCGCCGCCGCCCAGAAGAACGGCCTGTTCGAGGCCGAGATCACCCCGGTGGAGATCCCGCAGCGCAAGGGCGAGCCCGTCCTCTTCGCCAAGGACGAGGGCATCCGCCCCGAGACGACCGTGGAGTCCCTGGGCAAGCTGCGCCCGGCGTTCGCCAAGGACGGCACGATCACGGCCGGCACGTCGTCCCAGATCTCGGACGGCGCCGCGGCGGTCGTCGTGATGAGCAGGGCGAAGGCGGAGGAGCTGGGCCTGGAGTGGATCGCCGAGATCGGCGCCCACGGCAATGTGGCGGGCCCGGACAACTCGCTCCAGTCCCAGCCGGCCAACGCGATCACGCACGCGCTGAAGAAGGAGGGCCTGGAGGTCTCCGACCTCGACCTCATCGAGATCAACGAGGCGTTCGCCGCGGTGGCCGTGCAGTCGATGAAGGATCTTGGGGTATCCCCTGAAAAGGTGAACGTCAACGGTGGCGCGATCGCCCTGGGCCACCCCATCGGCATGTCCGGCGCCCGTGTCGTGCTGCACCTGGCGCTGGAGCTGAAGCGGCGCGGCGGCGGTGTCGGCGCGGCGGCGCTGTGCGGCGGCGGCGGCCAGGGTGACGCGCTCATCCTGCGCGTTCCGGGCAACGGCAACTGA
- the mce gene encoding methylmalonyl-CoA epimerase: protein MLTRIDHIGIACFDLDKTVAFYRDTYGFEVFHTEVNEEQGVREAMLKINETSDGGASYLQLLEPTREDSTVAKWLAKNGEGVHHIAFGTADVDGDAAAIRGKGVRVLYDEPRRGSMGSRITFLHPKDCHGVLTELVTSADPSSAEH from the coding sequence ATGCTGACGAGAATCGACCACATCGGGATCGCGTGCTTCGACCTCGACAAGACCGTCGCGTTCTACCGCGACACCTACGGTTTCGAGGTCTTCCACACCGAGGTCAACGAGGAGCAGGGCGTCCGCGAGGCCATGCTCAAGATCAACGAGACCTCCGACGGCGGTGCCTCCTACCTCCAGCTCCTGGAGCCCACCCGCGAGGACTCCACCGTCGCGAAGTGGCTGGCCAAGAACGGCGAGGGCGTCCACCACATCGCGTTCGGCACGGCCGACGTGGACGGGGACGCCGCGGCGATCCGCGGCAAGGGCGTCCGGGTCCTCTACGACGAGCCGCGGCGGGGCTCGATGGGGTCCAGGATCACGTTCCTGCACCCCAAGGACTGCCACGGCGTCCTCACCGAACTCGTCACGTCCGCTGACCCCTCCTCAGCGGAGCACTGA